TGGTGTCGAGAGCCTCGGGCGCAGGTTCCGAGACGATGAACTCCAGTCCGAGTTTGCGCGCAAATTCAAAGGTGCGTTTACACACGCCCTCGTCCGTGGGAATGTTGTGGATGTACATGCTCGTCATCCGGACTTTGGACTCATCGAGCTTTGCCTTGATCTGCTGGATCATGTCGTCAGGCAGTTCCGCGTTCAAAACGGCGTCCGAATCCGGGCGAACCCGTTGTCCTTCAAACGCCTCGATATAGGACATGCCCACGGCGGCAGTTTTGTCCACCGCTTCAAAGAAGGTGAACTCCTTGAAGCTCCACGCTGCCGGTCCCACGCGCCAGCCGAACGGTGATTGTGCATGCGCCGCAGCAGTTGCGACGAGGATTAGTGAAAGAAGGCGTACGTGCTTCATGTCAGTTTCCATCCGTTATGCATGGGGCGAACCAGCATCGAATTGGCCTTGTCATTGTCTATAAACCGTTCGGTCTTGGGGTCCCACTTCAGCTTCTGCTCCAGACGCGCGGAGATGTCGGCGAGCATGCCCATGTAGGAAGCCGTGTGGGCGGCATCCACATCAGACACGGGATCCTTGCGGCTGCGCACGCACTCCAAAAAGTTGCCGCCGTGATTTGTCGAATCGGTAAGCTTTGTATCCGTATCCTTGAATTCGACTTTGAGAAGAGACTCTGGCGCGGCCCAGATCCCCGCGCGATCGACGTGGACCCATCCTTCGTCGCCAATGAAACAGCAGCCCGCCTGTTTGAAGTCGCCTTCTTCGAATTTGCTGCTGTCCTTGAAAATCAACTTCAGGCCGTCTTCGTACGTGAACGTGCCTTCCCACGCGTTTACGTTGTCGGTGAAAGACTCGTGGCGATAGTCTGCCTTGCATTCGACTTCAAACGGCACTTGGCCGACGCGCGGGCAACCCCAGTTGGCAATGTCCAGATGGTGGACGCCCCAATTGGCGATGAACCCGACGCAGTAATCCCAGATCAGGTACCAATCAGGCCACTCGACGCGGCCGAGGTTGTAAGGCTTGTCGGGCGCGGGGCCTCTCCACATGTTCCAATCAAATCCCTCTGGAACGGGTTGGGGATCAAGCGTGCCGGAGTATTTCGGACGGTAATGCGCTCCCGGCGCGGACACCTCGATGGTGTGTATGTTTCCGACATACCCATTTCGCGCAAGGGTGCACGCGTGCTGAAAGTCCTTGAGCGAACGCTGCCAGGTGCCAGTTTGAAATACGCGCTTGCCGCCGCGCACGGCATCGCGAATGATGCGGCATTGCTCCACCGACACGCCCAGCGGTTTCTCGCAATACATGTCCTTGCCCGCCTTGACCGCGGCAGTTGCCATGAGCGCGTGCCAATGATCTTGCGCGGTAATCACCACCGCATCGATGTCCTCGCGCGCCAACACCTCACGAAAATCGCCGTACATGGCGCAACCGGTGTCTCCGTACCTTTCGTCAACCAGTTGCTTCGCTTTTTGCCGCCGATCTTCATAGGTATCGCATACGGCCACGACCCGGCAATCGTCGAGATCGAGAAACTTGCCCATGTTGTTTGTGCCCATGCTTCCCACGCCGATGCATCCAAGGGTGATGCGATTGCTTGGGGCCGGCGTACCTTCCGCGCCGAAAACGGAGGCGGGAACGATGTTGGGCAACGCCGCCGCAGCGCCGGTCGCTGCCGAGTATTTCAGGAATTGCCGTCGAGTCAGTTTCATGCTTCTATCCCCCCATTCCATGCGACTACTTCTTTCGCAAGACCTTGTTCAAGTGGCCCAGACTCACGCGGCCTTGTTCTTCCGAGCTGCACTCCACCGAGAGCACGCCCTTGAAACCTGCCTTGCGGAGTATTTTTACGATGCGATTCCAGTCGAGCACACCTTCTCCGCATGCGCAACCGGACGGTACGCCCGTCACTTTTCCGCGGTCGCTCATGACCACACCGCCGATGTCTTTGGCATGCACGTGAACGACCCGCTTGGCGATGGCCTCAAGAAATGCGTAGGGGTCCTGCCCTGCCATGAACACGTTGCCGGTGTCAGGATTGCAATTGTAGTAGGGCGACTTCACGAGATTCAGGAGTTCGAGATACGTGTTCAGTTTGACCGAATACTTCTGATGCGGTTCCAGCGCGATGTGCACCTTGTGGCGCTCGGCGACAGGCAATACGCGCCGCAACGTATAGTAGATAACATCGAACGCTTGCCGCTTCGACATCCAATCAGGAACGACGCCCTCGTCGGTACACACACAGCCTGCGCCAAGCGCGTCCGCATATTCGATGGCGCGTGTAAGGAATGGGACGCTGATTTCGGGTTGGGCCATGGGCGCGTGTGCGGACACCGCGCTGACCTTCAGTCCGAAACGTTCGACAATCTCGCGGACCTCAAGCGGATCGCGTTCCATGCTTACCGCGCCGTAGTAACCCGCTTCGCATAGCAGATCGCGGCCATTTAACATGTTCAATTCGCAGTATCGATAACCTTGCTTGCGAATTGCGGCCAAGGCGTATTCAAGTGGCTTGTCCGCGTGTCGAAATGCCTCGGTATTAAGACCCAACTGAATTTCCGGCATGACAGTTCCTTTCTCGTGCCGTTGGCGCGGCACGCCCCCCGAATTCACTGACTCGCTTCCGAGAACCTATCCCTCAATGCGGTAGACGTGCGTCTTTGTCCGCAGTATGAGTGCGTTGCCGTCAACAGCGGGCGACGCCATGAAGCCGTCTTCAAGTTCATTCGTCGCGACGATTTCCGGAGTCTTGCCCGCCTTGAGAACCGTGGTCTTTCCTTGCGTGCTTGAGAAATAGATGTGGCCATCCGCGAATATCGGCGAAGTCACGTAGTTGCCGCCCGCCTTCTGCTCCCAGACCTTTGCTCCGGTTGCCGCTTCCAGGCACGTGATCATTCCGCTATTGCTGATCAGGTAGAGAAGGCCGTCGATGAAGATCGGCGAAGGTTCCTGCGGAAGAATGGCCGACTCGGCAGTCTTCCACGCGACATGCGTTTCGCTAATGTCGCCATGTCCATCGGGCCGAATCGCCAACAACTCGCTTTCGCCCCGGCCCGATACCACGAACACGAGTCCGTCGCCATAGACCGGACGTGACGCGGATGTGTAACCGGTCGTGGGTACGTTCCAGATTTCCTTGCCCGTGAGCGGTTCGTACGCGAAGGCTGAAGACGAACCGGCGCTTACCAGTTGATACGACAAGCCCACTTTGATTGCCAACGGCGTGCTGAACGCCTTGCGATAATCTCCCTCGCGTTTGGGCTTGCCTGTCTCGTCGAGGTCATTCCACTTCGTGGTTCGGTCGGTTCTCCATCGTGTCTCGCCGGTGGTCTTGTCGAGCGCGGTCAGGTACTGCTGGTCGACTCCATCGAACGTCAATACAAGAAGGTTCTCGAAAATGATGGGCGACGAGCCGGGCCCGCGATAGTGACGGCACGGCAGGTCGTTTCGACTCCAAATGGGCTTGCCGGTTGTCGTGTCCAGACACGCGGTTCCGTAGACTCCGAAATGGACGTACACTCGGCCTGCTTCGATGACGGGAGAAGGCGAAGCGTAGCCGTTGACGCCGTTGCCAAGCGGCTCAGGCTTGTCGCACGTGAAGACCTTCTCGTTGAAACGTATTTCGCCCGTCTTCGCATCCAGACAGACAGCGAAGAATTCCGTGCCCTCGTCGGTCGCCATGGTCATCCAAACCTGGCCATCAAGTACCACGGGCGTCGACCAGCCCTTCAGCGGCAGAGCCGTCTTCCACTTTACGTTTTCCGTTTCGCTCCACGATACGGGCAATCCGACTGGCTGCGTGTCTCCCTGCGGGCGAACGTGTCCATCGCCGAACGGGCCGCGAAATTCCGGCCAGCCGGTTTGTTGTGCCGCTGCAAAGGCAACTTGATCAAGCGCGGTCCACACGCTCGACCGCACGTCGGGAGCCAAATGCGCAAATGCAACCGGGACTCCGCTTACGGTACCCGCCGCCATAATCGTCCTTAGAAATGTGCGGCGATCGATGCCCATCGTGAATCCCTTTCCGCTCGCGTGCTCAGTGTGGTTAGTTTGGCGTTTCTTCAATTCTGTACACATGGGTCTTGGTCCGCAATATCAGGGCTTTGCCATCTACCGCGGGCGACGCCATGAACCCGTTCTCGAGTTCGTTTGTGGCAAGGATTTCAAGCGTTGGTCCTGCCTTGAATACCGTTGTCTTGCCTTGCGTGCTCGAGAAATACAGCTTGCCATCAGCGTAAATCGGAGAGGACAAGAAGTTTCCGCCGAGATCCTTCGCCCACACTTTGGCGCCAGTCCGTGCTTCCATACAGGTTACCATCCCCTGATTGCTGCACAGGTACAGCAAACCGTCGATGACGATAGGCGAAGGCTCCAGCGGGATTATGGCTGCCTCGTCGGTCTTCCACGCAATGTGCTTGTTGCTCACGTCGCCCTGTCCATCCGGACGTATGGCCCACATCTCTACCTGGCCCTGCCCTGTAAATACAAACACCAGCCCGGCTCCGTATGCCGGGCTTGCGGCGGGCGTGAATCCTGGCATGGGAACGTTCCAGACAGCTTTGCCGGTCAGGGGTTCGTATGCGTAGGTTGCCTTTGACCCGACGCTAATCAGGAGCGGCTTACCGGCAACGTCGATGATAATTGGCGAAGTATAGGATTTGCGCCAATCGCCTTCGCGTATGGGCTTGCCTTGCTCGTCCAGGTCATTCCATTCCGTTGTCCGGTCTGTTCTCCACACGGTTTCTCCCGTGTCTTTATTGAGCGCAGTGAGGTATTGCTGGTCCACGCCGTCAAGCGTCAGGATCAGCAAGTGCTTGAAAAGAATGATAGAAGATCCCGGCCCCCGAAGGTGACGGCATGGGAGGTCCGTCCGTTTCCACAGAGCTTTCCCTGTCGCCGTGTCCAGGCATGCTGTGCCGTAACTGCCGAAATGGACGTATACGCGGCCATGTTCGATAGCTGGGGAAGGAGAGGCGTATCCATTCACTTCGTTGTCAAGGGGTTCGGGGTTGTCGCAGGTAAACACCGTTTCATCAAAGAGCACGGCGCCTGTATTGGCATCCAGGCAGTTGGCGTGGAATTCCTTGCCGTCCTCGGTGGCCGAAGTCATCCACACCTGGCCGTCCATTACCACGGGCGTGGACCATCCCTGGAGTGGCAGTGCCGATTTCCACTTTACATTCTCAGTCTCGCTCCAGTGGAGGGGAAGGCCGATGGTTTTCGTATCTCCCTCTGCGAGCACATGTCCATCGCCGTATGGGCCGCGAAAGGCCGGCCAGCCAGGCTGCTGGGCGCCTGCAAGTTGGCTCGCGCAGCACACAAGCACCGCAGACGCACAGAGCATCTGTACACCCTTTGCCACCAGAAGCACGGATCTTTGTTGTCGTCTCATTCCATGTCCCTCTTTAGAAATGAGCATCTCACGGTGCTTCTGGACGATGCAAATGAAAGCTCCTGGCAGCAGGATCCAATGTGCGAGATTCCTGCCAGGGTTTCTATGCAATTTGCTCCACTGGAACTCTCTTTCGTGTAACTAGACCAGTTCCATCTCCTGAATCGCCTCGCCAAATGGGATGCGATTCGCCTATACTCGTTCATAGCGTGAATGGGGGTTCTCAACCAAGAGAGAGATGGGGCCATGCGAACTCAAACTGTTGCGGCGATTCTCGGGTTGTCCATGTTGCTGTCGGGTGTGGCGGCGGCGGAATCGATTTGGAGTATAGGTCATGTGGACGGCAGCTATGGGGAGTTTGCCATTGCCGGTGCGTATGCGGACTATTCGAAGGCATTTCCGCAGGATGTGACATTCACGGTTGGCGCGAGCACGGCGCGAAAGAACTGGCCCTACATCCAACCCGGACCCGATGACGCGTGGGCGGAATCCAAGACCCATCCCTATTCCGTGAAGTGGCGCATGCGCAAGGCGCCGAAGAGCGCGTGCCGCATTATGGTCTACCTCTGTGATACGCAGCCCTCCGCGCCGGTATTGGCCGTGACGGTAAACGGACACGAATGCCCGGCGGTTCAATTGCCGGGAGGCGCCGGCGACCCGTCATTGACCGACTCGCACGCAGGGCGGCGGCACGCACAGCCGTTCGTGTTTCCGGGGAACTGGCTGCGCCGTGGTGAAAACACCGTCACGCTTACCACCACGGCCGGATCGTGGATGCTCTTTGACGCAGTGACGCTGGAGTCGGGGATACCGAATACGCCGCAAGTGAGCCGGATCAACGCGTCAAGTACACCGATGTTCAAGAACGTGGATGGCGTGCTGAAGCAAGCGGTCCGAGTCGAAATCGAAAACGCGGGGCTCGAAGGCACGGGCACGCTGGTGTTGGCCGATTCGCCCGAAACGAGTCAGGCAATCGACATTAAACAAGGCGCGCAAGCGTTCCACCTGCTTGTACCGCCGTTCACGCAAACGGAAAGCCGCCGCGTGCAGCTAACCGTCGGCGACAAAGTGGAGGAGGCCGCTTTTAAGGCCTTTCCCGAGAAGCAGTACAAGCTATTCGTGGCGGCCTCGACGCACACGGATATTGGCTACACGGACCTGCAAGAAAAGTGCATGGAACTGCACGTGAACAACGCCATGCTTTCCCTGGATGCCTCCAAATCCAACCCGGATTTCAAATACAGCCTCGAGGTATTTGCGCAGGCGGATTGGATAAAGGAACTCAGGCCTGACGCGGTACCTGCGATTGAGCAGGCCATTCGAGACCGGAAATTGGGGCTGACGGCGCTCTATCTGAACATGTTGACTGGCATGTGTTCCGGTGAAGAAATGATGTGGTTGCTGCGTCCTGCCCAGAAATACGGGCGCAGCCTGGGCGTGCCCGTGGAAATGGCCTCGCTCAACGACGTGCCCACGTCGGTGGGTACCCTGCCGATGCTTTTCCGGGCAGCCGGCGTGAAATACTTTTCGGAAGCGATCAACGAGGATCGTGGACCCGTGTTCAAACACGCCGACCCCGAGATGATTCAGTCTCCGTTCTGGTGGGAATCCCCGGACGGTTCGCGTTTGCTCACGACGTTCACGCGAACGTACTTCCAGGTGTGCCAAATCCGAATGCAGGAGAGCCTCGATTCGATGGAGGCCACCCTCCCGAGATTCATGAAGTCGTTCACGCGCGAAGACTATCCGTGCGACGCCATTTTCATCAACGGAGGTTTCGTCGACAATAGAGTAATGTCTCCCAGCTATGCGGATGTGGCCGCGGAATGGAACCGCAAGTGGGACTTTCCGAAGGTGATTCTGTCAACGCCGGACGAATACTTCCGCTATGTGGAAGAGAATTTTGGCAACGCGCTGCCTGTGTACCGCGGCGACATGGGCGTGTTCTGGGAAGACGGAGCGGCGTCTTCGGCTGCCGAAACGGCTATGGTCCGCTGGGCCAAGGCTGACCTTTGCGCGGCAGAGAAATGGGGCGCGCTGGCCGCGGCAAAAGGTCACGGCGATGCGACGCTCGACACGTATGCGGACGCATGGAAGGAAATCCTCTACTACGACGAACACACGTGGGGTTCCGCGGTGAGTATCAGCGACCCGAACAATCCGCAGACCTCTGGGCAGTGGGCCCGTAAAGCAGCCTACGCGGACAGGTCGTTGAAGCAAGGTAAAGCGTGGGCGCAAAACGGCAATACCGCGCTCTGCACATTGGCCGGCGCTCGACCGAACGAGAGCGGACGCACCTTGCTTGTCTCCAACCCATTGTCATGGGAGCGTGATGTGCCCGTCAGCGTTCCATGCGAATCCGCCGTCAACGCGGTTCGAGACAAGTCCACCGGAAGATTCGTTCCTGCTCAGAAGACCGCCGACGGAGGATTGTGCTTTGTCGCGCCCCGAGTCCCTGCGATGGGTTACCGCATCTTTGAACTGACAACGAAGAAGAAGGCCGTAGAGGGTTTGCTTCTCAAAGACGGCGACGACTACACGTGGAAGACATCGAAGTACCGCATTCACATTGACCCGAAAACAGGCGGCCTTGATCGCATCACCGACACCGCGACCGGTAGAGAGTGGGTGGACGCGAAATCAGGTTATGGCCTGAACCAATACCTGTACGTAACCGGCGGAAACGGCACTGCGATGATTCATCCCCCGGCCAAGCGCTGCACGGATCTTGCGGTAAATACACACGATTCCGCGACAGTCAGCCTGGTGGAGAACGGACCCGCGAGAGCGGTCCTTCACATCCAGCGCGCGGGTGGGGCAGTTTCGCCGGTGGACACGGATCTCGTGCTTCACGCCGACGGTACGCTGGACGTCGTGAACGTTGTTCACAAACAGGAAACACTTGAGAAAGAAGCGGGGTATTTCGTTTTCCCATTCGGGTTGAATACGCCGGATGAAGCGAAAGCCTTCATTGAACTGCCGTATGGAATCATTGAGGCTGACACGGACCAGATGCCGGGCGCTTGCCGTGAGTGGTATTGCGTCAACACGTTTGCGGCGGTAGGCAACAACACGGGTTCGGCTTACGTGGCAGCGCCCGATGCGCCGCTATTCTGCGTGGGCGACATCAATCGGGGATTATGGCCAAACCGCCTGAACGGCAATCGGCATATTCTCTACGCGTACGTGTTCAACAATTATTGGCACACGAACTACAAAGCGTCTCAAGGCGGCGACATCCGCTTCGCGTTTTCCGTGCGCCTGTCCGATGCGCCGTTCGATCCTGTCGCCGCCACGCAATTTGGATGGGCGCGCACGCTTGACTTGACGCCGGGCCGTACGGGTGCCGCCTGTGTGGACGGCCACGCGACGGCGAAGCAGTCGTTCGTCGCGTTGGACAAGGGCCCCGTCATACTTAGTGAATTGTTGCCGACCGAAGGCGGTGTGCTGGCTCGCTTGTACAACCCCTCGGGTCAAAGCGCAGAAACGACGATCCATCTGGAGGGCGTGAAGCCCAAGGCAATGCTGTTGACCGACCTTTTCGGTGAAAACGGCACACCGCTGGCAAAAGGACAGAAGATCGCCGTGCGTGGACGCGGCATAGCAACGGTTCTCCTCAAGCTGGAGTGACCTTCTTCACTGACACGGGGGCTCTCGGGATTTGCTATCCCGCAGTGCCCTCCAGGATATACGAAGCCCAGATCTGCACCTTTTGAGGATACCGGTCATCGTATCCAATGACGGGGAACTTGCCGCCGTATTGCGTGTATTTCAAGAATTCGGCGTGCCCATCCGCATACAACACGTTTGCGCCGCCGGGCACATGATTGAATGCCGGAATCGCTGCCAACCCGGTATCCGAGCCATTCACTTTCTTGACCGTCCCCCACGCATCACACATCGTGGGGATATCCGCGGCCGCTTTGGCGCTTGCTGCCGGATTGTTGACGTCTGTAATTAGGAATCGCTCGATTCCTTCGCGAAGGTGATAGACCAAATCAGGTCCGAGGATCATATCGCCGGATTCGTCGAACCCCACGGCGCGTTCCAGAATTTTGGATGAAGTCACCCATGTCAGTAGCGCATCTTTACCCGCGAACGCGATTGCTCCGTCCTTGTTGATTCCGTTCGCGGCGTACTCTTCGCGCATTCCCTCCGGAATCTCATAGACTCCGACCCAAAACCCGCCGTCTCCTGACTGCGCCTGATTTGGCTGCCCTTCTGCATACGGGCATTCCGGGCCGACGTCCAGCTTTAGCTCGTCAATACTTCCTCCCTGATAGAAGTCTCTGACGCCCGTATTTGCGTATTCGTTGGATTTCCAGACCAGCCGCGCAGTTGCTCCGTGCGTCATGGCATATCCGAAGTAACAGTACGACCGGGAATAGCTGAGATGAGTCAGCATGCAGTTGGCGTTGGCCTTCCCTTGAGCAATAAGGGCATTGATTCGGTCGACGCCCTGCTCCAATTCCAGGATGCCGCTATCGTATGTATTGCCTTCGACATGCGAATCCGACGGACACAGAATGAGCTTCGGATCGGTCATGTATTCCGGGTAGACACTGCGCATATCCACCCCAAGGAGATTGTGGTCGAATCCTGGTAGTAACCGCTGAAGATCCGGGTACATCTCCCTGTTTTCGGCGGAGTACATATTGAAAACGATGCCCCACTGCTTCAAGTTGTTCGCGCAGGATGCGCGCCGCGCCGCCTCCCGGGCTCGCGCCAATGCGGGCAACAACACTGCGGCCAGAATCCCGATAATCGCGATGACTACCAACAACTCGATCAGGGTGAATCCCCGGTACTTCATGGGTCATCCCTTCCATTCAGTGCGGCGCATGAACGCCGCGTCCCCCAACTTCACTTGGGGTAGAAATGGAAATTCACCCGCAGATCGATCACGGTCACATCACAACTAGCTCGGCGAAGCGGCATCACTCACTTCTTGATGAGCCAAGCCTCCGAAATGCGCGACATTTGACGCCAATTGATGCCGGGTTCGAAGGGTATGTCGAATGTTATGGTTAGATTTCCCTCACGGTAGGCACGGCGGGGGACGGGGAATTCCTTAATGTCGCCCACCTCACGGCCGTCCTGTGTGGGAATGAGGCGGACACCGTTCGCGCGCGGAAGGCAAGAGCTCACGCCTGTCGTCCGAAACACATAATCCGCGTTGGGGTCCAGTCCCATGTAACGCAGTCCGTCGGGCCAGTCCATCTTGCTCATCCACGACTGCCGCACGCGCCGCTTGCCGCTATCCCACCACATGAAATCGGGGATGGCTGCGCGGTCCGGGTCAAGAAGTGTGTTGGCGGCTTCCGAACGGATAACGTGATCGCACTGGGCTACATTGCCGATGTCGTCGTAGAAGCTCCCTGTGCCGGGGTGTTCCCACATGGCAAGTTCACGCAATCGCGCGACTTTGGAAGTCTCATCAGGCAACGCGCGTACTTTTGCCAACTCGTCTTCAAGCCACCAGCGGTTGTTGAGTGGATAATCCACGTAGTCGAGCACAGCTCCGCGCTCCGCGCCGCTGGCCTTATACTTCTCCACGCTGGTCTGTAATCCAATCGACTGCCACAATGCTTCGCACAAGTCTACGATTCGTTGCCGCAGCTCGGGCCGGACTGGAGCCGTATCTACACGGGCTAGCGCGGCCAGCGCCGCGTCAATGGCCTTTTCCGATCCTGCCGTCGAGGCTTCGAGCATTCGGGCATTTGCTTCTTCTTCCAAGCCCGATTCGTTGATTAGGCGATGCCGCACGTATGTGTCGTAATAGGCGCGAAGCAGGCAGAGTTGCCAACGCCAATTCCCGGAAAGTTGTGGCGACTTCTCTTCGATTCCCTTCCAAAGGGCAAGAGTAGCATCTACACCGCCGTTATTCGCGAGCGAACCCTCCCAGTTCTTTTCCAAGGCGAAGATGCCGTCTGCAGCGGTCTCGGCAACATCGGGGCCGAAGAACAATCGAGCGTAGTCGGTCAATATCTCGCGGAGATCGGCCTGCGTGTTCCATCCCAGAGAACTCCACACGACTTTATTCACATCGTCGTGAATGCCGTCTGAATACGTCAGAAATCCATTCGTATACGGCGCGAGATTGTTGTGCACAGTGCGATAAAACACGGGTCGCGGATTGACCGGCTCTCGGCCCAGAGTGAACGCAAACGCGGGGTCTATCCAGGGCACGGCGTACTGGGCCCGGATGACGTGCGTTATATCCGGATAGTGACGAATCCCGTACCGTTTATCGAGACGCAAGCGCGTCTCGGAGATGGACGGGCTGGAAGGCCCGGCCACTACGCCACCCAGCCATGTCGGTTTGTGTTCTTCCATCCACGCGTAGAACACATCGACCTGCGCATCCGTGAAGCCTTGAAGCGATACCCAGACTTTTGCCTTGGGGTGGTACTTAATCAAGCGTTTGGAGACATCTTCGAGAAACGGCATAACAAGTTCGGGCGGATTGTCTCCTGGATCGCCGCCGGGAAAGAACACGGCGTCGAGTCTCTTGAATCCCTTATACGCTTCTTCGTGCTCGTCGAGCGCCTTGGCGCGCAAAGCCGTGTCGTTCAAGTCGAAGCTGGCAGGCGTCCAGATCCAGTAGTCCAGTCCGTACTTGTCGCACGATGCGCTAACCGCACGGTCCATGACCTGTCGTGGCGTAGACCCTACCGTCGGCCGCTCGTCTTGTATCGGAATAGTCTCGATGGCATTCGTGCCGAACAGGGCGAGCTCGCGAATATACTGGTCGTACTGTTCTGGCGTCCACGCGTCGTAGGAATTCGCCGTGGCTCGGTAACCCAGTTGGTGTCCGCGAATCGCATACTCAGGCGATGCCGACACGTTTATGGGATGTGGCAGATACGCCGTGCC
The nucleotide sequence above comes from Candidatus Hydrogenedentota bacterium. Encoded proteins:
- a CDS encoding Gfo/Idh/MocA family oxidoreductase, which produces MKLTRRQFLKYSAATGAAAALPNIVPASVFGAEGTPAPSNRITLGCIGVGSMGTNNMGKFLDLDDCRVVAVCDTYEDRRQKAKQLVDERYGDTGCAMYGDFREVLAREDIDAVVITAQDHWHALMATAAVKAGKDMYCEKPLGVSVEQCRIIRDAVRGGKRVFQTGTWQRSLKDFQHACTLARNGYVGNIHTIEVSAPGAHYRPKYSGTLDPQPVPEGFDWNMWRGPAPDKPYNLGRVEWPDWYLIWDYCVGFIANWGVHHLDIANWGCPRVGQVPFEVECKADYRHESFTDNVNAWEGTFTYEDGLKLIFKDSSKFEEGDFKQAGCCFIGDEGWVHVDRAGIWAAPESLLKVEFKDTDTKLTDSTNHGGNFLECVRSRKDPVSDVDAAHTASYMGMLADISARLEQKLKWDPKTERFIDNDKANSMLVRPMHNGWKLT
- a CDS encoding PQQ-binding-like beta-propeller repeat protein is translated as MGIDRRTFLRTIMAAGTVSGVPVAFAHLAPDVRSSVWTALDQVAFAAAQQTGWPEFRGPFGDGHVRPQGDTQPVGLPVSWSETENVKWKTALPLKGWSTPVVLDGQVWMTMATDEGTEFFAVCLDAKTGEIRFNEKVFTCDKPEPLGNGVNGYASPSPVIEAGRVYVHFGVYGTACLDTTTGKPIWSRNDLPCRHYRGPGSSPIIFENLLVLTFDGVDQQYLTALDKTTGETRWRTDRTTKWNDLDETGKPKREGDYRKAFSTPLAIKVGLSYQLVSAGSSSAFAYEPLTGKEIWNVPTTGYTSASRPVYGDGLVFVVSGRGESELLAIRPDGHGDISETHVAWKTAESAILPQEPSPIFIDGLLYLISNSGMITCLEAATGAKVWEQKAGGNYVTSPIFADGHIYFSSTQGKTTVLKAGKTPEIVATNELEDGFMASPAVDGNALILRTKTHVYRIEG
- a CDS encoding sugar phosphate isomerase/epimerase — translated: MPEIQLGLNTEAFRHADKPLEYALAAIRKQGYRYCELNMLNGRDLLCEAGYYGAVSMERDPLEVREIVERFGLKVSAVSAHAPMAQPEISVPFLTRAIEYADALGAGCVCTDEGVVPDWMSKRQAFDVIYYTLRRVLPVAERHKVHIALEPHQKYSVKLNTYLELLNLVKSPYYNCNPDTGNVFMAGQDPYAFLEAIAKRVVHVHAKDIGGVVMSDRGKVTGVPSGCACGEGVLDWNRIVKILRKAGFKGVLSVECSSEEQGRVSLGHLNKVLRKK
- a CDS encoding PQQ-binding-like beta-propeller repeat protein produces the protein MRRQQRSVLLVAKGVQMLCASAVLVCCASQLAGAQQPGWPAFRGPYGDGHVLAEGDTKTIGLPLHWSETENVKWKSALPLQGWSTPVVMDGQVWMTSATEDGKEFHANCLDANTGAVLFDETVFTCDNPEPLDNEVNGYASPSPAIEHGRVYVHFGSYGTACLDTATGKALWKRTDLPCRHLRGPGSSIILFKHLLILTLDGVDQQYLTALNKDTGETVWRTDRTTEWNDLDEQGKPIREGDWRKSYTSPIIIDVAGKPLLISVGSKATYAYEPLTGKAVWNVPMPGFTPAASPAYGAGLVFVFTGQGQVEMWAIRPDGQGDVSNKHIAWKTDEAAIIPLEPSPIVIDGLLYLCSNQGMVTCMEARTGAKVWAKDLGGNFLSSPIYADGKLYFSSTQGKTTVFKAGPTLEILATNELENGFMASPAVDGKALILRTKTHVYRIEETPN